The DNA segment TCGTCGACATCAAATGGCCGCGCGACGTGGAGATCGATGCCGAGACGCGGAAACGCGAAACCGCCATTCATGCCGAGCGCCTGGGCCACCGCGCCCAGCAGGCCACGGTGATCACGCGCGAGATCGAGCGCCGCCGCCGCGAGGTGGTGGAAAGCGAGACCAAATTCACCGGCCTTACCCGCGCCCAGGCCAAGGGCGTCGAGGAGATGCGCATCAAGAAGAAGGCCTATGATTCCGGGGTGGTGGGCAACCAGGAGATCGTCAAGCTGGAGCGCGAGCAGCTGATGCTCGACACCGATGTGTCGACGACGCGGGACTCCATCTCGCGGCTCAAGGCCCAGATGAGCGAGGCCGAGGCCCGCCTCTCCGAGTTCGAGAAGGGCTGGCGGGCCGGGGTGCTGGACGAGATCGGCAAGGTGGAAGCCGAACTGGCGGCGCTGAAGGCCACCATGGAGGTGGCCAACGACCGGGAATCGCGCAGCGAGATCCGTTCGCCGGTGCGTGGCATCGTCAAGATGAGCGCCATTGCCAGCGTCGGGCAGGTGGCCCGGCCCGGCGATACCTTGATGGATATCGTTCCCGTCGACGACGCCCTGGTGGTCGAGGCCAAGGTGCCGCCCCAGGACATCGGCCATCTGCGCCCCGGCCTCAACGCCTCGGTGCGCCTGTCGGCCTACGACCAGTTCCGCTTCGGCTCCCTGCCGGGCCGGGTGGTAATGGTCGGTGCCGATTCCTTCGAGGAAACCAAGGGTCCGACCACCATCACCTATTACAAGGTGCAGATTCACGCCGATCGGGCCGAACTGCTGGACGGCAAGGGCGTGGCCTGGCCGGTGCGCTCGGGCATGGCGGGAACCGCCTCCATCGTCATCGGCGGAAAATCCATCTTACGTATGGTTTTGGACCCGCTGCTGCGCAACGACATGATTTTTTCATTGAATTCGTTCAAGCTGAATTGGCCGGTGCGGGCCGATGCCCCCAGAACGAAGGGCGAGGCGCCGTGATGACCGGCCAGAGGGATTGGTGCCATGCACATTGATCCATCGCAGGTTCCGGCGGCGAAGAACCTCGCCACGCCGGTCGCCGACACCAAGGAAGCCGCCGAGCCCCCCTCGGCCGGCGCGGTGCCGATCGGCAAGGTGGATAAGCTCCAGGGTGATGCCTGGATCATCCACGACAGCCAGAAGGTCCCCGCCAGGGTCGGCGCGATTCTGGCCCAGGGCGATTCGGTGGAAACCTCGCAAGGCAGCCAGATTTCCCTGGTGTTCGCCGACCGCACCACCTTCGTGCTGAAGGACAAGGGCCTGGTGGGCCTGGACGAGTTCTCCTACAACCCGGCCACCAAGAGCGGCAAGCAAACCCTCCTGGTGGCCCAGGGCGGCTTCAGCTTCGTGTCGGGCGATATCGCCAAGACCCAGCCCGACGCCGCCCACATCGCCACCCCGGTGATGAGCATGGGTATTCGCGGTACCACGGTGGCCGGAGCCGTGGGCGCCGACGGCAATACCTCGGTGGCGCTGCTGCCCGATCCCGGTTCCAACTTCGTCGGCGAGGTGGCGGTCAGCGCGCTCGGCGGCGGCGGCCAGACCTTCACCCTCAATTCCGCCGGCTCGGGTATCCTCAACGCCAGTTCGGGAAGTTCGTGGTCGGTATCGGCCAATGCGGCGGCAGCCGTGGCGAATTTCGCTCCTGCCCCGGTGGCGCCGCCCGCCACGTCGCCCAATCTCGGCAGCGGATCGACCGGAAGCGGCAACGGCCCGGCCGGCAACACCGGGGCTCCGACCGATCCCGGCACCGGTGGAGGAGGAGACCATCCACCGCCGGTCTCGCTGCCGCAGCCCATTCCGGATCCCAAGCCGGAACCGAAACCTGAGCCGAAGCCGGATCCCAAACCCGATCCCAAGCCCGATCCCAAGCCGGACCCGGTGCCGCCACAGAACCACGACCCAACTGTCACATCCACGACCCATGCCACCGCCGACGATCACAACGGTCTGACCAGCGGCACCATCACCGCCCGCGACAGTGACGGCGATAAGCTGAGCTATCACCTGCAGGGCGGGTCGGCGCTGGACGCCGCCCACGACGCCAAGGTGACCACCCACGGTACCATCACCCTCAATACCGCCGACGGTACCTACACCTTTACCCCCAATACGGCGGCGGCGGGCATGGCCACCGGGCAGACCGCCACCGACACCGCCGCCGTGGTGGTGAGTGACGGCCACGGCTCGATCACCGCTACCGCCACCGTCGACATCACCGGTACCAACGACACCCCGACGGCCAGCGGCTCGGCATCGGCCGGCTCGACGACGACCAATACCGCGCTGACCATTTCCATCTCGACCCTGGTGGGCAACGTCACCGATCCCGACAGCGGCGAGACCGCCTCGCTGACCCTGACCGGGACGATCACCGCCCTGCATGGCACGGTGGTGGACAACGGCAATGGCACCGTCACCTATACGCCCACCGGCGGTTATACCGGTGCCGACACCCTCAGCTACACCGTCATCGACGTGAACGGCGCCACCGTCGGCGATACCGCCACCCTGACCGTGGGCGCCGGAGCCAACAGCGCGCCGACCATTTCGGCGGGCGTCAATGCCACGGCCAGCGACCATGCCGGCCTGACCGCCGGAACCATCACCGCCGGCGACGTGGACGGCGACACCCTGGCCTATCACCTGCAGGGCGGGTCGGTTCTGGACGCCACCCACGATATCAAGGCGACCACCCACGGCACCATCACCCTCGACACCACCAACGGGCACTATACCTTCACGCCGGATGCCTCGGCCGCCGCTCTGGGGCTGGGGCAGACCATTGCCGACACCGCCACCGTGGTGGTATCCGACGGCCATGGCGGCACGGCCAACACCACGGTGGCGGTCGGCATCACCGGCACCAACGACACCCCGGCGGCGAGCGGCTCGGCGGCGGCCGGCTCGACGACGGCCAACACCGCGCTGACCATTTCCATCTCGACCCTGGTGGGCAACGTCACCGATCCCGACAGCGGCGAGACCGCCTCGCTGACCCTGACCGGGGCGATTACCGCCCTGCACGGTACGGTGGTGAACAACGGCGACGGCACAGTTACATACACGCCCATCGGCGGTTATACCGGCGCCGATACCCTCAGCTACACCGTCACCGACGTGAACGGCGCCACCGTCGGCGATACCGCCACCCTGACCGTGGGCGCCGGAGCCAACAGCGCGCCGACCATTTCGGCGGGCGTCAATGCCACGGCCAGCGACCATGCCGGCCTGACCGCCGGCACCATTACCGCCAGCGATGTGGACGGCGACACCCTGGCCTATCACCTCCAGGGTGGGTCGGTGCTGGACGCCACCCACGATATCAAGGCGACCACCCACGGTACCATCACCCTCGATACCACCAACGGGCACTATACCTTCACGCCGGATGCCTCGGCCGCCGCTCTGGGGCTCGGGCAGACCATTGCCGACACCGCCACCGTGGTGGTATCCGACGGCCATGGCGGCACGGCCAGCACCACGGTGGCGGTCGACATCACCGGTACCAACGACACCCCGACGGCCAGCGGCTCGGCGTCGGCCGGCTTGACGGCGGCCAACACCGCGCTGACCATTTCCATCTCCACCCTGGTGGGTAACGCCACCGATCCCGATAGCGGCGAGACCGCCTCGCTGACCCTGACCGGGACGATCACCGCCCTGCACGGCACGGTGGTGGACAACGGCAATGGCACGGTCACATACACGCCCATCGGCGCTTATACCGGCGCCGATACCCTCAGCTACACCGTCACCGACGTGAACGGCGCCACCGTCGGCGATACCGCCACCCTGACCGTGGGTGCCGGACTCACCCAAAGCGGCACAGTGCTGCACTCCACGGTGGCCACCACCCTGGCCGATACCGATTTCGCAGGGTTCACCGGCGCCAATACCCTGGTGTTCGACGTGGCCGCCGGCACCCAGGGCGTGACGCTCGGCACCAACAGCAACACCACCGGCATCACCAGGGTCGACGCCTCCCTCACCACCGGCGGCATCACCATCGACGGCCTGGCGGCCAGCGGCAACCTGTCGCTGCTTGGCGGTTCGGGCAACGACGTCATCCACGGGGCCAGCAACGACGCCCTGATCGACGGCGGTACGGGAACCAACGTGCTGTCCGTCGACGGCATCAACTTCGACGACACCTATGGCAACAACGGCCAGATCGTCAACATCCAGACCATCAACATCACCAACGCCACGGTGGCCGGTCAGTGGTTCAAGTTCGACGACCAGAACGACGGCTTCACCATCAACGTCACCAGCACTCAGAACGTCACCGTCCAGGGCAGCCAGGGCAATGACGTCATCAATGGCGGAACGGCCGGCGAATACCTGTGGGGCGACCAGGGCAACGACACAATCTACGGCAACGGGGGCAACGACACCCTGGTGGGCGGGTCGGGCAACGACGTCCTGACCGGCGGGGCGGGCACCGATGTGGCGGTCGTCAACGCGACCACGGCGGCCAGCACCATCAGCGCCAGCGGCAGCACCCTGACCGTACTCAGCACCGATGGCACCGACACCATCAGCGGGGTCGAGACCCTGCGCTTTACCGACCACGACGTCACGGTGTCGGGCGGCACCGCCTATTCCGAGGTCCAGGCCAACACCTACACCACCAGCGACCAGAAGAATCCGGCGATCACCACCCTGTCCGACGGCGGCTATGTCATCGCCTGGCAGTCCAGCGGCCAGGACGGCGACACCTGGGGTGTCTATGCCCAGATGTACAATGCCGACGGTTCGGTTCGCGGTTCCGAGCTTCACCTGAGCGGCTATACCGCCGGCGAGGAGAACGAGGTGACGCTGACCGCCACCTCGGACGGCGGCTTTATGGCCTCGTGGACCCAGTGGGCCGGGGAGGACGGCAACTATGGCGGCATCTTCGCCCGGCGCTTTGATTCCTCCGGCAACAATGTCCTGCTGACCGGCGCCAACGGCTCCGGCGAGTTGCAGATCAACGTCACCACCGCGATGGACCAGAACGATTCCTATATCACCATGCTGTCCAACGGTGGGTTCCTGGTCACCTACAAAGTGGACGACACCGATTATTCCGGAGTCTCGGGGCGTTTCTTCGACAGTTCGGGTGTTGCCACCTCGGGCGAGTTCCGGATCAACCAGTTTGCTACCCAGCACCAGATTTCCTCGGCCTCGGCCCAGATGTCCAACACCAACGTCATCGTGGTCTGGCAGTCCGACAACCAGGATGGGGACAACAGCCGGGGTGTCTATGGCCGCATCATGGACACCTCGGGGAATTTCCTGGGCAACGAGTTCGTGCTGGCCACCACCACCAACGGGGTGCAGAACACTCCGGCGGTGGCGGCGCTGGGCAGCGGCTTCGTCGCCATCTGGAGTTCCGAGAACCTTGCGGGTGATTCCGGCTTCGGTATCGCCGGACAGCGCTTCGACAGCGTCGGTGCCAAGGTCGGGTCCGAGTTCCACATCAACACCACCATGCCCGGCGACCAGTCGTTGCCGCAGGTGGTCACCCTGGCCAGCGGCGGCTTCGTGGTCGTATGGCAGGATTCCGCCGCCGACGGCTCGGGCAAGGGTATCTTCGGGCGGGTCTACGACGCTTCGGGCAACCCCATCACCAGCGAATTCCTGGTCAACACCACCGCCGCCCTCGACCAGGGAAATCCGGTGGTGACCGCCCTGGCGGACGGCAGCTTCGTGGTCGCCTGGGATTCCAACGGGCAGGACGGCGCCGCCACCGGTGTCTACAGCCGGCACTTCAACGCCGACGGCACGAGCTTGGCGCCGCTCACCCTGACCGCGTCCACCGGCAACGACACGCTGACGGTGGGCAGCGGCGTCCATCTGGTCGATCTCGGCAATGGTGACGACACCCTGAACACCAGCATGAGCGCGCTCAACGCCGGGATGTCGGTCCATGGCGGCGCCGGTTCCGATCAGGTGGTGATCAGCGACACCGCCTCGCTGGGCACGACGCAATTGGGACAGTTGACGGGGGTCGAGACCCTGACCCTGGCCTCGACCATCTCCACCGCCCAGAGTGTTGACCTGGGAAGCGACAGCAATACCCCCGGCCTGGTGGTGGTGAATGGCGCGGCGGCCACCGGAGCCCTTACTCTTAACGGCAGCGGCAAGACCGCCGCCCTGACGCTGACCGGTGGTTCCGGCAACGACATCATCACCGGCGGCGGCGGCAACGATACCCTGATCGGCGGTTCCGGCAACGATACCTTCGTCGGTGGCGCCGGCGGCGATTCGCTGACCGGCGGGGCGGGCAGCGACACGTTCGTCTACACGGCGCCGTCTCAGACCCAGGACGGGATCGCCAACCGCGACATCATCACCGACTTCGTCACCGGCACCGACCACATCAAAATCTCGCTGAGCGGGACGCATGTGGACGTGTCGAGCTTCGCCTCGGTGGGCAGCTATAACGGCGGGCAGGCGACGCTGGCCCTCGGCGGCGTCATCGGTGACGGCTTCTATTCCAGCGGCGACGCGGCTTTCTATATCTATACCCAGGGCACCACCACGGCCATTTCCGATGGCGGCTACGTCATCGGCAGCACCAATGCCATCAACGCCTCGGACCTGCAATTCGATATTACCGGCACCTCGGGCAACGATACCCTGGTGGGCGGGGCCGGTGCCGATACCATCAGCGGCGGAGGGGGCGACGATACCATCGTCGGCGGTGGGGGCGGCAACGTCATCGATGGCGGTACCGGTACCGATCAGCTCAGCTACGCCACCCTAGGGGCGGGGATTACCGCCACGGTTACCGGAGCCTCGGCCAGCGTGGTGCATTCGGGCGCCACCGATACCGTCTCCAACGTCGAGGTGCTGGTCGGCACCGCCTATAACGACACCATCAAGACCGACGGCGCCGTGGCCGGCACGGTGATCGGCGGTGGCGGTACCGACAGCTTCGTCCTGACCGCCAGCCCCGTCGCCAATCAGACCATCGACGGCACCGGCGGCACCGGCAGCAGTCTGACGCTGGACATCGCCGGGCGTTCCGCCGATTCCCTGGTGCGCGATATGTCGTGGAGCGGTTCCGACCTGGTGCTGACCATGGATGGCGGCGGCACCGTGACGATCACCGGCGATACCGTCAACATCGTCGTCGATCCCCTGGACGGCTCCACCCACCACATCGTCGGGCAGGGTCTGGCGACCACGGCGCTGCAGGACTACATCGTGGTCGGCAGCGGTGCCGATACGTCGCTGACCGGCAATACCGGCGACGATATCCTGGTCTGGCACAGCGGCAACGCCACCCTTGACGGCGGAACCGGCAACGATACCGCCGATTTCGGCCATGCCTCGGGGGCGGTGGTCGCCGACCTGTTCGCCGGCACCACGGCGGTGATCGGCGGGGCCGAGACCGTTCACCTGCAATCCACCTTCACCGAGATTCACGGCGGCGATTACAACGACACCCTGACCGCCGGCACCGGGGCATCCGTCCTGATGGGCGGCGATGGCGACAACGTTCTGGATGGCAGCCACAGCTCGTCGGCCACCGTGTCGTACCGCGACCAGTTGAGCGGCGTTACCGTCGACCTGACGGCCGGCACCGCGACCCACGGAGCCCATACCGACACCCTGACCGGCATCTCGGGGGTGATCGGTTCGGACTTCTCCGACACCATTACCGGCAGTGCCGGAAACGATTACCTGGACGGTGGCCATGGCGCCAACACCCTGACCGGCGGTGCCGGGGCGGATACCTTCGTCCTCCATGCCTCGGCCAACGCCACCGCCACCCAGACCGTCACCGATTTCACGGTGGGCACCGACCAACTGGCCCTGTCCAATCGCGAGTTCAGCCTGGGCAGTTCCGGGACCTTGACCGATGGGGTCAATTACGGCGAAGGGACGGCCATGGACGGCACCGCCCGGAATTTCGGCAGTGGCACCGACGGCGTGGTGGCCATTCAGAACGGCAGCAACGTGGACCTGTGGCACACCAGCAACATGAGCGCCGCGACCAGCACCAATTCCCACTTGGTGGGCACCTTGGAGAACGTCAACACCAGCGCGCTGGACAACACCAGCTTCCACCTGGCGGTCTGACCGGCCGAAAGGCGCGGCCGCCAAGAGGACTTGCCTGAGGCCAGAGCATCTGGCACTTTCTGCCGACAGGGGGCTTCGGCGGGCTTGCGTCCTGCCCTCCCACCCCCTATCTTCTGCGCCTCGGCGCGGGTGTAGCTCAATGGTAGAGCAGAAGCTTCCCAAGCTTACGACGAGGGTTCGATTCCCTTCACCCGCTCCAACGCTTCTGCGGCTTACAGCCCCGCAATCCCGAAAATAGCTTGAATTTTCGGACCAATTTGGACCACGCTAGTGGACCAAGGGTGGTCCAACGTGTCCGCCCGGCTTGCGATTCCGGAGGCGGAAATGGCGACCATTGACCAGCGCGGCCCCCATCAGTTTCGAGCCCGTGTGCGCCGGAAGGTGGGCGGCAAGTTGGTTACTCTGACCGAGACCTTTGAGACCCGCGAAGCGGCTGAAAAATGGGGGGTGACCAGAGACGGAAAGGTCGTCGGCGATGAGTACGTGGACCGCAAGGAGGCTCGTTCCAAGACGGTGGCGCAAGCCTGCGAATGGTTCATGGATCGCATCGCGCCGATCGATACGACGACGAGCAAGCGCGTGGCCAAGAGCCAGCATGCCAAGAACCAGCTCTCCAAACTGAAATACTGGATCACCTCGGAGTTCGCCTCCTGGTCCCTGGTCTCGCTCAAGCCCTGGGATCTGATCGACTGGCGAGATC comes from the Magnetospirillum sp. 15-1 genome and includes:
- a CDS encoding cadherin-like domain-containing protein, with amino-acid sequence MHIDPSQVPAAKNLATPVADTKEAAEPPSAGAVPIGKVDKLQGDAWIIHDSQKVPARVGAILAQGDSVETSQGSQISLVFADRTTFVLKDKGLVGLDEFSYNPATKSGKQTLLVAQGGFSFVSGDIAKTQPDAAHIATPVMSMGIRGTTVAGAVGADGNTSVALLPDPGSNFVGEVAVSALGGGGQTFTLNSAGSGILNASSGSSWSVSANAAAAVANFAPAPVAPPATSPNLGSGSTGSGNGPAGNTGAPTDPGTGGGGDHPPPVSLPQPIPDPKPEPKPEPKPDPKPDPKPDPKPDPVPPQNHDPTVTSTTHATADDHNGLTSGTITARDSDGDKLSYHLQGGSALDAAHDAKVTTHGTITLNTADGTYTFTPNTAAAGMATGQTATDTAAVVVSDGHGSITATATVDITGTNDTPTASGSASAGSTTTNTALTISISTLVGNVTDPDSGETASLTLTGTITALHGTVVDNGNGTVTYTPTGGYTGADTLSYTVIDVNGATVGDTATLTVGAGANSAPTISAGVNATASDHAGLTAGTITAGDVDGDTLAYHLQGGSVLDATHDIKATTHGTITLDTTNGHYTFTPDASAAALGLGQTIADTATVVVSDGHGGTANTTVAVGITGTNDTPAASGSAAAGSTTANTALTISISTLVGNVTDPDSGETASLTLTGAITALHGTVVNNGDGTVTYTPIGGYTGADTLSYTVTDVNGATVGDTATLTVGAGANSAPTISAGVNATASDHAGLTAGTITASDVDGDTLAYHLQGGSVLDATHDIKATTHGTITLDTTNGHYTFTPDASAAALGLGQTIADTATVVVSDGHGGTASTTVAVDITGTNDTPTASGSASAGLTAANTALTISISTLVGNATDPDSGETASLTLTGTITALHGTVVDNGNGTVTYTPIGAYTGADTLSYTVTDVNGATVGDTATLTVGAGLTQSGTVLHSTVATTLADTDFAGFTGANTLVFDVAAGTQGVTLGTNSNTTGITRVDASLTTGGITIDGLAASGNLSLLGGSGNDVIHGASNDALIDGGTGTNVLSVDGINFDDTYGNNGQIVNIQTINITNATVAGQWFKFDDQNDGFTINVTSTQNVTVQGSQGNDVINGGTAGEYLWGDQGNDTIYGNGGNDTLVGGSGNDVLTGGAGTDVAVVNATTAASTISASGSTLTVLSTDGTDTISGVETLRFTDHDVTVSGGTAYSEVQANTYTTSDQKNPAITTLSDGGYVIAWQSSGQDGDTWGVYAQMYNADGSVRGSELHLSGYTAGEENEVTLTATSDGGFMASWTQWAGEDGNYGGIFARRFDSSGNNVLLTGANGSGELQINVTTAMDQNDSYITMLSNGGFLVTYKVDDTDYSGVSGRFFDSSGVATSGEFRINQFATQHQISSASAQMSNTNVIVVWQSDNQDGDNSRGVYGRIMDTSGNFLGNEFVLATTTNGVQNTPAVAALGSGFVAIWSSENLAGDSGFGIAGQRFDSVGAKVGSEFHINTTMPGDQSLPQVVTLASGGFVVVWQDSAADGSGKGIFGRVYDASGNPITSEFLVNTTAALDQGNPVVTALADGSFVVAWDSNGQDGAATGVYSRHFNADGTSLAPLTLTASTGNDTLTVGSGVHLVDLGNGDDTLNTSMSALNAGMSVHGGAGSDQVVISDTASLGTTQLGQLTGVETLTLASTISTAQSVDLGSDSNTPGLVVVNGAAATGALTLNGSGKTAALTLTGGSGNDIITGGGGNDTLIGGSGNDTFVGGAGGDSLTGGAGSDTFVYTAPSQTQDGIANRDIITDFVTGTDHIKISLSGTHVDVSSFASVGSYNGGQATLALGGVIGDGFYSSGDAAFYIYTQGTTTAISDGGYVIGSTNAINASDLQFDITGTSGNDTLVGGAGADTISGGGGDDTIVGGGGGNVIDGGTGTDQLSYATLGAGITATVTGASASVVHSGATDTVSNVEVLVGTAYNDTIKTDGAVAGTVIGGGGTDSFVLTASPVANQTIDGTGGTGSSLTLDIAGRSADSLVRDMSWSGSDLVLTMDGGGTVTITGDTVNIVVDPLDGSTHHIVGQGLATTALQDYIVVGSGADTSLTGNTGDDILVWHSGNATLDGGTGNDTADFGHASGAVVADLFAGTTAVIGGAETVHLQSTFTEIHGGDYNDTLTAGTGASVLMGGDGDNVLDGSHSSSATVSYRDQLSGVTVDLTAGTATHGAHTDTLTGISGVIGSDFSDTITGSAGNDYLDGGHGANTLTGGAGADTFVLHASANATATQTVTDFTVGTDQLALSNREFSLGSSGTLTDGVNYGEGTAMDGTARNFGSGTDGVVAIQNGSNVDLWHTSNMSAATSTNSHLVGTLENVNTSALDNTSFHLAV
- a CDS encoding HlyD family type I secretion periplasmic adaptor subunit, yielding MASDPMDSFRSPIHGIAPRLTPPSASWLLVWSALAFATLVGASAVLEIEEVVTAPARVEPSSQVRHVQHFEGGTISEVMVHEGTLVAEGDVLVRLINSQGAGDLADKRAHWSAYQARAARLRADLDGIVDIKWPRDVEIDAETRKRETAIHAERLGHRAQQATVITREIERRRREVVESETKFTGLTRAQAKGVEEMRIKKKAYDSGVVGNQEIVKLEREQLMLDTDVSTTRDSISRLKAQMSEAEARLSEFEKGWRAGVLDEIGKVEAELAALKATMEVANDRESRSEIRSPVRGIVKMSAIASVGQVARPGDTLMDIVPVDDALVVEAKVPPQDIGHLRPGLNASVRLSAYDQFRFGSLPGRVVMVGADSFEETKGPTTITYYKVQIHADRAELLDGKGVAWPVRSGMAGTASIVIGGKSILRMVLDPLLRNDMIFSLNSFKLNWPVRADAPRTKGEAP